In the Parasteatoda tepidariorum isolate YZ-2023 chromosome 3, CAS_Ptep_4.0, whole genome shotgun sequence genome, one interval contains:
- the LOC122268769 gene encoding uncharacterized protein, translating to MDSSEKIEATIVMDAEANKVSIKIPPFWREKPDIWFYQVEAQFQINKITTEETKFNYLISQLEPKYVENIWDIIKDTKPNKYTLAKERLLNTFKESENKRIQRLVTGLELGDYKPSQLLQKMKNLGADDFSEKVLKSLWLDKMPNFIRNILLVSEESLDKLSTMADKIHEMKTGEEICAVSPNVTNNDALIARIAALEQKIDSLQINDRSRSKFRNNYRNTSRSRSHSIKAFNRKGKYCYYHFKFGNRCRPEKCYSPCAWREKSENSMMQQD from the coding sequence atggaTTCAAGTGAAAAGATCGAAGCAACGATCGTCATGGACGCCGAAGCTAATAAAGTAAGCATTAAAATTCCACCTTTTTGGAGAGAGAAACCCGACATTTGGTTTTACCAAGTAGAAGcacagtttcaaataaataagatcACAACTGAAGaaaccaaatttaattatttgatatccCAACTGGAACCGAAGTATGTAGAAAATATTTGGGACATTATTAAAGACACTAAGCCTAACAAATATACCTTGGCGAAAGAAAGACTTTTAAATACGTTTAAGGAAAGCGAAAACAAGAGAATTCAGCGCTTAGTTACAGGATTAGAACTTGGAGATTACAAGCCAAGCCaacttttgcaaaaaatgaaaaatttaggaGCAGacgatttttcagaaaaagtgttaaaatctTTATGGCTTGATAAAATGCCGAATTTTATACGAAATATTCTGCTTGTCAGTGAAGAAAGTTTAGATAAACTGTCTACGATGGCGGATAAAATTCACGAAATGAAAACTGGGGAAGAAATATGTGCTGTTTCACCAAATGTTACCAACAATGATGCTTTAATTGCACGAATAGCAGCATTAGAACAGAAAATTGATTCACTGCAAATAAATGACCGTAGTAgatctaaatttagaaataattaccGAAATACATCTCGAAGTCGCAGTCATTCAATAAAAGCATTCAATAGGAAAGGTAAATATTGttactatcattttaaatttggtaatcGTTGCCGACCTGAGAAATGTTATTCACCATGTGCTTGGCGAGAAAAGTCGGAAAACTCCATGATGCAACAGGATTAG